A window of Chloracidobacterium sp. N contains these coding sequences:
- the panB gene encoding 3-methyl-2-oxobutanoate hydroxymethyltransferase: MPASRVTPGDLTRLKADGKRIVALTAYDRPTAMVCEAAGVDVILVGDSLGNVLLGYETTLPVTMDDMLHHVRAVARSTHQALVVADLPFLSYQADQAEALRNAGRFLKEGGAQAVKLEGGSRSAETIERMVTAGIPVMGHLGYTPQSAHVFGRNVVQGRDVDVATTLVHDALVLEEAGCFAIVLECVPHEVARAISERLRIPTIGIGAGNGCDGQILVFHDAVGWGPGANLKFVKRYANVGDILRQAVSDYAREVREGVFPAAEHSFSMSAEARVLFEQELEEMDATCDE; this comes from the coding sequence ATGCCTGCATCCCGTGTCACGCCGGGCGACCTGACGCGCCTGAAGGCTGACGGCAAGCGCATCGTCGCCCTGACCGCCTATGACCGCCCGACGGCCATGGTCTGCGAAGCCGCTGGCGTGGATGTCATTCTGGTTGGCGACTCCCTGGGCAACGTCCTGCTCGGCTATGAAACGACCCTTCCCGTGACCATGGACGACATGCTTCACCACGTCAGAGCCGTTGCACGCAGTACGCATCAGGCGCTGGTCGTCGCCGACCTGCCGTTTCTGTCCTATCAGGCCGATCAGGCGGAGGCGCTGCGCAACGCCGGGCGGTTTCTCAAGGAAGGCGGCGCCCAGGCTGTCAAACTTGAAGGCGGCAGCCGCAGCGCCGAAACCATCGAGCGTATGGTCACAGCCGGCATTCCGGTCATGGGGCACCTTGGCTACACCCCACAATCGGCCCACGTCTTCGGAAGGAACGTTGTCCAAGGACGCGATGTGGATGTGGCCACGACGCTCGTCCACGATGCCCTGGTTCTGGAGGAGGCCGGTTGTTTTGCCATCGTTCTGGAATGCGTTCCCCACGAAGTTGCCCGGGCCATATCCGAGCGACTGCGGATTCCCACGATTGGCATCGGCGCCGGCAACGGCTGTGACGGGCAGATTCTTGTCTTTCACGACGCCGTTGGCTGGGGGCCGGGCGCGAACCTGAAGTTCGTCAAACGCTATGCCAATGTCGGCGACATCCTGCGCCAGGCCGTCAGCGACTATGCCCGCGAAGTACGCGAAGGCGTTTTTCCGGCGGCGGAACACTCGTTTTCGATGTCCGCCGAAGCCCGCGTGCTGTTTGAGCAGGAACTGGAGGAAATGGACGCCACTTGTGACGAGTAA
- the rpoD gene encoding RNA polymerase sigma factor RpoD, translating into MMDSDADPTAEGVLPTLDLEKFLAEIDSTASEEDDFILDSEAEDTEELEEAVEDAENGGVVPPPDLSASESDRSLDAMTLYLREMSNVALLTREDEVNIAKRIERGRRRLYKAHSRSLIVAEQLEEFAEQLKERKIGIRQVIDTSDSDAEDITLENEERYLFETIERFQTISRTLAHIREEAAKIEKERKRTPRKAQQRYRKYLRKRVELSRLIRSVLFSDQIRQKFNDRIRAVVRQIQDAERKIENAQAALKNKQRRARLDEAETRAQIEQAQKVIADIEKRYLEPASRIKGSLREIFASTEEAEKARREMIEANLRLVVSIAKNYINRSRGLQFSDLIQEGNIGLMRAVEKFDYRRGYKFSTYATWWIRQAVTRAIADQGRTIRVPVHMVETINKIVRTARLMVQELGREPTHEELAQRTDLPVVKVRQALKIAQEPISLETPIGDDGESNLGSFIEDRNSLNPAEMIVGKGLREATLEVLSTLTQREEQILKMRFGLDGDGQERTLEEVGRHFSVTRERIRQIEAKALRKLRHPSRSRKLKTFFDDGQ; encoded by the coding sequence ATGATGGACAGCGACGCTGACCCGACAGCGGAAGGCGTACTTCCAACCCTTGACCTCGAAAAGTTTCTGGCCGAGATAGACTCCACGGCGTCCGAAGAGGATGACTTCATCCTGGACAGCGAAGCGGAAGATACGGAAGAACTCGAAGAGGCTGTCGAAGATGCTGAAAACGGTGGCGTTGTCCCACCGCCTGACCTGTCGGCTTCCGAAAGCGACCGCTCGCTCGATGCGATGACGTTGTACCTGCGCGAGATGAGCAATGTTGCCCTGCTGACCCGCGAGGACGAAGTCAACATTGCCAAGCGCATCGAGCGCGGCCGCCGGCGGCTCTACAAAGCCCACTCGCGGTCACTCATCGTTGCCGAGCAGTTGGAAGAGTTCGCCGAGCAGCTCAAGGAACGCAAAATTGGCATCCGGCAGGTCATTGACACCTCGGACTCGGATGCCGAGGACATCACGCTGGAAAACGAAGAACGTTACCTTTTCGAGACCATCGAGCGTTTCCAGACGATTTCACGCACGCTGGCGCACATCCGCGAAGAGGCGGCCAAAATCGAGAAGGAACGCAAGCGCACGCCGCGCAAAGCCCAGCAGCGCTACCGGAAGTATCTCCGCAAGCGGGTTGAGCTGTCGCGGCTCATCCGCAGCGTGCTCTTTTCTGACCAGATACGGCAGAAGTTCAACGACCGTATCCGGGCTGTGGTGCGCCAGATTCAGGATGCCGAGCGCAAGATTGAAAACGCCCAGGCGGCGCTGAAAAACAAGCAGCGGCGCGCACGCCTTGATGAAGCGGAAACACGCGCCCAGATTGAGCAGGCGCAGAAGGTTATTGCGGACATCGAGAAGCGCTACCTTGAACCGGCCAGCCGCATCAAAGGTTCGCTGCGGGAAATTTTCGCTTCGACCGAGGAAGCCGAAAAAGCCCGGCGCGAGATGATCGAGGCCAACCTGCGGCTCGTCGTCTCCATTGCCAAAAACTACATCAACCGTTCGCGGGGCTTGCAGTTTTCCGACCTCATCCAAGAAGGCAACATCGGGCTGATGCGTGCGGTGGAGAAGTTTGATTACCGGCGGGGCTACAAGTTCTCGACCTATGCCACGTGGTGGATTCGGCAGGCGGTGACCCGCGCCATTGCCGATCAGGGGCGGACGATTCGCGTTCCGGTGCACATGGTTGAAACCATCAACAAGATTGTTCGCACCGCGCGTCTGATGGTTCAGGAACTGGGCCGTGAACCCACGCACGAAGAGCTGGCCCAGCGCACGGATTTGCCGGTCGTCAAGGTTCGGCAGGCGCTCAAGATTGCCCAGGAGCCCATCAGCCTGGAAACGCCCATCGGTGATGACGGCGAATCCAACCTGGGCAGTTTCATCGAAGACCGCAACAGTCTCAATCCGGCAGAAATGATCGTCGGCAAGGGCTTGCGGGAAGCCACGCTGGAGGTGCTCAGCACGCTCACCCAACGTGAGGAACAAATCCTCAAGATGCGTTTCGGACTGGATGGAGATGGCCAGGAACGAACCTTGGAGGAAGTCGGGCGGCACTTCTCCGTCACGCGGGAACGCATCCGCCAGATCGAAGCCAAGGCCCTGCGCAAGCTCCGCCATCCGTCGCGGAGCCGGAAACTCAAGACCTTCTTTGATGATGGTCAGTAA
- a CDS encoding DNA gyrase inhibitor YacG, whose protein sequence is MVLRCPICGAVTTWAGNPTRPFCSEACQMRDLGNWLTERYSLPVSEPPTPETEPTPETESSLQDE, encoded by the coding sequence ATGGTTTTGCGCTGTCCGATTTGTGGCGCCGTAACCACATGGGCTGGAAATCCCACCCGTCCCTTCTGCTCCGAAGCCTGCCAGATGCGGGACTTGGGCAACTGGCTGACTGAACGCTACAGCCTGCCGGTGAGCGAGCCGCCGACACCGGAAACCGAACCGACACCGGAAACCGAATCGTCCCTTCAGGATGAGTGA
- a CDS encoding RDD family protein, with protein MRLDNQLVIETPERVELRFALANVGSRFLAALIDHGIQFLTLFVLGLVVAQISDVLRDLQLSRSVELWLLALLVLVSFLMYFGYFAIFETVWNGQTPGKRWMRLRVIRIDGRPIGFFEALVRNVLRTMDFLPSGYALGVMSIMLHREARRLGDLVAGTVVVKERLGTTPVLDQVLATHAVEVRRQPPAVMDDIGNVHALTADDIAAVERFLLRRSTLPEKARPWMAARIAAPISQRLGVSPPLDPEPFLEAVDRQYRARAKYLVD; from the coding sequence ATGCGGCTCGACAACCAACTCGTCATCGAAACCCCGGAGCGCGTCGAGCTGCGGTTTGCGCTCGCCAACGTCGGCAGCCGCTTTCTGGCGGCCCTCATCGATCACGGTATTCAGTTTTTGACTCTGTTTGTTCTTGGCCTTGTTGTCGCCCAGATCAGTGACGTTCTCCGCGACCTCCAGTTGAGCCGCTCCGTTGAGCTGTGGCTGCTGGCGCTCCTGGTCCTCGTGTCCTTTCTGATGTATTTCGGCTACTTTGCCATCTTTGAAACGGTGTGGAACGGTCAAACCCCAGGCAAGCGGTGGATGCGGCTGCGGGTGATTCGGATTGACGGGCGTCCGATTGGCTTTTTTGAGGCGCTGGTGCGCAATGTCCTGCGCACCATGGATTTCCTGCCGAGTGGCTACGCCCTGGGGGTCATGAGCATCATGCTCCACCGGGAAGCCCGGCGGTTGGGCGATCTCGTTGCTGGCACGGTGGTTGTCAAAGAGCGTCTGGGCACGACCCCGGTGCTCGATCAGGTGTTGGCCACGCATGCCGTGGAAGTTCGGCGTCAGCCGCCAGCCGTGATGGATGACATTGGCAATGTCCACGCCCTGACGGCCGACGACATTGCGGCTGTGGAGCGGTTTCTCCTGCGCCGTTCAACCCTCCCTGAAAAAGCGCGTCCGTGGATGGCGGCCCGGATTGCCGCCCCGATCAGTCAGCGGCTGGGCGTCTCCCCGCCACTGGACCCGGAGCCGTTCCTGGAAGCCGTGGACCGGCAGTACCGCGCACGGGCGAAGTACCTCGTGGATTAG
- a CDS encoding zinc ribbon domain-containing protein, with product MSQDLELLIALQETDRQLAECQTKTRQFAIERERIESEFQHHIAAYTTAQTNLDAVRRRLRDLESDLVHFQSQFAKYTADLQRVRNQREYETAIREIDTAKKSVAQCESKIAEARAEAAKLEAEVALHAPEIEKRRAETDAALAENARAEAAYLAEVERIRVRRREMETKLSKTWLTNYTRVAKLRGGHVMAQVINGTCSACRMRLRPQVYSLVRQGIGIHTCDSCGRILFYRPEGSATASAEQVAAAGADS from the coding sequence GTGAGTCAGGACTTGGAACTGCTCATCGCCCTACAGGAAACTGACCGTCAACTTGCTGAATGTCAGACCAAAACCCGCCAATTTGCCATTGAACGCGAGCGGATCGAATCCGAGTTCCAGCACCATATTGCGGCTTACACCACAGCCCAGACCAATCTCGACGCTGTTCGTCGTCGCCTCCGTGACCTCGAAAGCGATCTTGTGCACTTCCAGTCCCAGTTTGCCAAATACACGGCGGACCTCCAGCGCGTCCGCAACCAACGCGAGTACGAAACGGCCATCCGGGAAATAGACACGGCCAAAAAATCCGTGGCGCAGTGCGAGTCCAAAATTGCCGAAGCCCGCGCCGAAGCGGCCAAACTTGAAGCCGAAGTCGCTTTGCACGCGCCGGAAATCGAAAAGCGCCGGGCTGAAACGGATGCCGCATTGGCCGAGAATGCCCGGGCCGAGGCCGCCTATCTGGCGGAAGTCGAACGCATCCGCGTTCGGCGGCGCGAGATGGAGACCAAGCTTTCAAAAACCTGGCTCACCAACTATACCCGCGTGGCCAAACTTCGGGGTGGACACGTTATGGCGCAGGTCATCAACGGCACTTGCTCGGCCTGCCGGATGCGACTGCGCCCACAGGTTTACAGTCTGGTGCGGCAGGGGATTGGTATTCACACCTGTGACAGTTGCGGCCGCATTCTCTTCTACCGCCCGGAGGGCAGTGCGACGGCCTCTGCCGAACAGGTGGCCGCCGCCGGAGCCGACTCCTGA
- a CDS encoding response regulator transcription factor has protein sequence MTDTRKHILVVDDDADIRELLTELLTHDGYEVTAVEDGIGAMMLLKKRVPDLIILDIMMPVIDGTHLIEVIRSADNPEMWQVPILICSASEKIDEVLATSEFNLAPDDCLRKPFEIADLLRRVAERTARA, from the coding sequence ATGACTGACACCAGAAAGCACATTCTCGTTGTGGATGACGATGCCGATATCCGTGAACTGCTGACCGAACTGCTGACCCACGATGGCTATGAAGTGACCGCTGTGGAAGACGGCATCGGTGCCATGATGCTGTTGAAGAAGCGCGTCCCGGACCTGATCATCCTCGACATCATGATGCCGGTGATTGATGGAACACACCTGATCGAGGTCATTCGCTCCGCCGACAACCCGGAAATGTGGCAGGTGCCGATTCTGATTTGCTCGGCGTCCGAAAAGATTGATGAGGTTCTGGCCACGTCGGAATTCAACCTTGCCCCTGACGATTGCCTGCGTAAACCTTTCGAGATAGCCGATCTGTTGCGCCGGGTGGCGGAACGGACGGCACGTGCCTGA
- a CDS encoding rhomboid family intramembrane serine protease, with product MTERPLRVCHQCGLLTPSGVLRCLECGALPPEVEREQRERQRAARFVEAVFFRRAPLSYVLIGINVAMFLLTAFAGGSTDPEVLTAFGACNRKLIDQGEVWRLVVPMFLHIGIIHLLANMYALWVLGPQLESLYGSARFTILYLLSGIGGFVASYFFAHPESIGAGASGALFGMFGALLVFVYKYRAEIPPMVRATMQRGVWLTLAINLIITFSIPFVSRSGHVGGLLTGIGLALFIPYSPPHERKTPTVWHVWQIVIGAVVVLCFGFMFWNYRGNPPSLAHFLGGANVFPENKAISRFAEACNEGERVYRRIVRHLETGQPVPPEVLAASAAARQRLKQLRPFNAGATRLADELHDLLEEQARMLTEPVAPQAVEQMRARLAIYEQHQQQWIAAEGAQYGLEFVPSAEDATSPDGSSDRE from the coding sequence GTGACCGAACGCCCTTTGCGCGTCTGCCACCAATGCGGACTGCTTACCCCCAGCGGCGTGCTGCGTTGCCTGGAATGTGGCGCGCTGCCGCCGGAAGTGGAACGTGAGCAACGGGAACGCCAGCGGGCTGCCAGGTTTGTCGAAGCGGTGTTTTTCCGGCGCGCCCCGCTCAGTTACGTGCTCATCGGCATCAACGTGGCGATGTTTTTGCTGACGGCCTTTGCTGGCGGCTCAACAGATCCGGAGGTGCTGACGGCCTTTGGGGCCTGTAACCGGAAGCTCATTGACCAGGGGGAAGTGTGGCGGCTGGTCGTTCCCATGTTCCTGCACATCGGGATAATTCACCTGCTGGCCAACATGTACGCCCTCTGGGTGCTCGGCCCGCAGTTGGAATCGCTCTACGGCTCGGCGCGTTTCACCATCCTGTATCTGCTTTCCGGGATCGGCGGGTTCGTCGCAAGCTATTTTTTCGCCCATCCCGAAAGCATCGGGGCCGGCGCCTCCGGGGCGCTCTTTGGTATGTTCGGCGCGCTGCTCGTGTTTGTTTACAAGTACCGCGCTGAAATTCCGCCCATGGTACGGGCCACGATGCAACGCGGCGTCTGGCTCACTCTGGCCATCAACCTCATCATCACTTTTTCCATCCCTTTCGTCAGCCGGTCGGGTCACGTGGGTGGACTGCTGACCGGCATCGGCCTGGCACTGTTCATTCCTTACTCGCCGCCGCACGAACGGAAGACGCCGACCGTCTGGCACGTGTGGCAAATCGTGATCGGTGCCGTCGTCGTGCTCTGCTTTGGGTTCATGTTTTGGAATTACCGGGGCAATCCGCCGTCGCTGGCGCACTTTCTGGGTGGGGCGAACGTCTTCCCGGAAAACAAGGCGATCAGCCGTTTTGCCGAGGCCTGCAATGAAGGGGAGCGGGTGTACCGCCGCATTGTACGGCACCTCGAAACCGGGCAGCCCGTCCCGCCGGAGGTGCTGGCGGCCAGTGCGGCTGCCCGTCAACGGCTCAAGCAACTGCGCCCGTTCAATGCTGGCGCAACCCGTCTTGCCGATGAGCTGCATGACCTGCTGGAAGAGCAGGCGCGGATGCTGACAGAGCCTGTCGCACCCCAGGCCGTTGAGCAGATGCGGGCGCGTCTTGCTATCTATGAACAGCATCAACAGCAATGGATTGCCGCGGAAGGCGCACAGTACGGGCTGGAGTTCGTTCCCTCGGCTGAGGATGCCACCAGCCCTGACGGAAGTTCCGACCGGGAATAA
- a CDS encoding lysophospholipid acyltransferase family protein — protein sequence MARKRSTLPPLAVVPPADTAPEKPRRAPRKKVLTIQRLDDEPTLRLLPTPEPPAPAATPAAARSRRRAKPRNLLPTVTSSGWMAALADRLVDAEVDARMRQIPTAVNEYGYDSWGLHPGTARYGYSLFARLYRHYWRVQTYGIEHVPPGRVLLIGNHSGQLPIDGAMVSVAMLLEANPPRLCRAMVERWFTTMPLLGNFIQRSGAIVGDPLNCERLLQKGEAILVFPEGARGSGKVWKDRYKLVRFGLGFMRLALATNTPIVPFGVVGGEEQAPSFVDCKPLARLLGMPYFPITPTFPWLGVLGMIPFPTKYRIYFGEPLVFRGDPDDRDEVIQRKVDRVKREIRRLIDRGLEEREGIFF from the coding sequence ATGGCCCGTAAACGTTCGACGCTGCCACCACTCGCTGTCGTTCCCCCGGCGGACACGGCGCCGGAAAAGCCCCGGCGGGCGCCCCGGAAAAAAGTCCTTACCATTCAACGTCTGGACGACGAACCCACGCTTCGGTTATTGCCCACGCCGGAGCCGCCCGCACCAGCAGCGACACCTGCCGCGGCCCGGTCACGCCGTCGGGCCAAACCGCGCAACCTGTTGCCTACCGTCACCTCGAGCGGCTGGATGGCCGCCCTGGCCGACCGTTTGGTGGATGCTGAGGTGGATGCCAGGATGCGCCAGATTCCAACGGCGGTCAACGAGTATGGCTATGACTCCTGGGGACTGCACCCCGGAACGGCGCGCTATGGATATTCACTGTTTGCACGGCTCTACCGGCATTACTGGCGGGTACAAACCTACGGCATCGAGCATGTCCCTCCGGGACGTGTGCTGCTGATTGGCAACCATAGCGGGCAACTGCCCATTGACGGGGCCATGGTGTCGGTTGCCATGCTGCTCGAAGCCAATCCCCCCCGGCTGTGCCGCGCCATGGTGGAACGGTGGTTCACCACGATGCCGCTTTTGGGCAACTTCATCCAGCGTAGCGGCGCCATCGTCGGTGATCCGCTCAACTGTGAGCGCCTGCTTCAGAAAGGCGAAGCCATCCTGGTTTTCCCGGAAGGCGCGCGCGGCTCCGGCAAGGTCTGGAAAGACCGCTACAAACTCGTCCGGTTCGGGCTGGGCTTCATGCGGCTGGCGCTGGCCACCAACACGCCCATCGTTCCCTTTGGCGTGGTTGGCGGCGAAGAACAGGCCCCCAGTTTCGTGGACTGCAAACCGCTCGCCAGGCTGCTTGGCATGCCCTATTTTCCCATTACGCCGACCTTTCCATGGCTGGGCGTGCTGGGAATGATTCCTTTTCCAACCAAATATCGTATCTACTTCGGCGAACCGCTCGTCTTTCGCGGCGACCCGGATGACCGCGATGAGGTCATTCAACGCAAGGTGGACCGGGTCAAACGCGAAATTCGGCGCCTTATCGATCGCGGACTTGAAGAGCGCGAAGGTATCTTTTTCTGA
- a CDS encoding phosphoglucomutase/phosphomannomutase family protein produces MTTIKFGTDGWRGRIAREFTFANLDRVAQATAEQFLADADGTAPLVYVGHDRRFLGEDFAARVAEVMAGNGFQVRVYDQFVPTPMVSYDCYAERARGGIVITASHNPPQFSGFKIKLPFGGSAPPEYTLQVEARLDANPPRTTGLRAALASGQVQYVPPSARYLARIGELLDLDRLRAFDGEVLVDSMYGAGGRYIEQLLQGGRLRVTTLRAERDPYFGGIHPEPMMPQLQPLCDEVVRRRAFLGLATDGDADRIGAVDDTGAYLNTHRMLAILALYLIRKRGLTGGIARTVSQSVVVKRIAERHGLPTYETPVGFKHIAALMRTHDILCGGEESNGLGCKLHIPERDGIFSGLLFLEAILAFGRKPSELVADISEEFGFFAYDRRDLALDHIEQGLAFIERLKADPPAAVAGYPVREVGLLDGVKLHFEDESWLLFRASGTEPLVRVYSEATTVEKMSALLAFGEQLVHESL; encoded by the coding sequence ATGACCACAATCAAGTTTGGTACGGATGGCTGGCGCGGACGCATTGCCCGTGAGTTTACCTTTGCCAATCTGGACCGTGTGGCCCAGGCCACGGCCGAGCAGTTCCTGGCCGACGCCGACGGAACGGCCCCGCTGGTCTATGTCGGCCACGACCGCCGCTTTCTTGGTGAGGATTTCGCAGCGCGCGTGGCCGAAGTCATGGCCGGCAATGGTTTCCAGGTACGTGTGTACGACCAGTTCGTGCCGACGCCCATGGTGTCCTACGACTGCTATGCCGAACGTGCCCGGGGCGGGATCGTCATCACGGCAAGCCACAATCCGCCACAGTTTTCGGGCTTCAAAATCAAGCTGCCCTTTGGCGGTTCGGCGCCGCCGGAATACACCCTCCAGGTGGAAGCCCGCCTTGACGCCAACCCGCCGCGCACGACAGGGCTGCGCGCGGCGCTGGCCAGCGGACAGGTGCAGTACGTGCCCCCTTCCGCGCGCTACCTGGCACGGATCGGCGAGCTGCTTGACCTCGACCGCCTGCGCGCCTTCGACGGCGAAGTGCTCGTGGACTCGATGTACGGCGCCGGCGGACGATACATCGAGCAGTTGCTCCAAGGCGGCCGGCTGCGCGTCACCACCCTGCGCGCCGAGCGGGACCCCTACTTTGGCGGCATTCACCCGGAGCCGATGATGCCGCAGCTCCAACCCCTGTGTGATGAGGTGGTCCGCCGCCGGGCCTTTCTGGGACTGGCAACGGATGGCGATGCTGACCGTATCGGCGCGGTGGATGACACCGGCGCTTACCTGAACACCCACCGCATGCTGGCCATTCTGGCGCTGTATCTCATCCGCAAGCGCGGACTGACCGGCGGCATTGCCCGGACGGTTTCCCAAAGTGTCGTCGTCAAACGCATTGCCGAGCGCCACGGGCTGCCAACCTATGAAACGCCCGTTGGCTTCAAGCACATTGCCGCCCTGATGCGAACCCACGACATCCTGTGTGGCGGCGAGGAATCCAACGGCCTGGGCTGCAAACTGCACATCCCGGAGCGGGACGGCATCTTCAGCGGGCTGCTCTTTCTGGAAGCCATTCTGGCCTTTGGCAGGAAGCCGTCCGAGCTGGTGGCCGACATTTCGGAGGAGTTTGGATTTTTTGCCTACGACCGGCGCGACCTGGCACTTGACCACATCGAGCAGGGATTGGCGTTCATCGAGCGCCTGAAAGCCGACCCGCCGGCGGCTGTCGCCGGGTATCCGGTGCGCGAGGTGGGACTGCTCGACGGCGTGAAACTCCACTTCGAGGACGAAAGCTGGCTGCTGTTCCGGGCTTCGGGCACTGAGCCGTTGGTGCGCGTCTATAGCGAGGCCACGACCGTCGAAAAGATGTCGGCGCTGCTGGCTTTCGGCGAACAGTTGGTGCACGAGTCACTTTGA
- a CDS encoding NADH-quinone oxidoreductase subunit I: MSSILSEIFEAAKTVRAIAQGMAVTLSYIPKQKLTRQYPDVPVELYPRFRGEHYLARDENGKERCVACFLCAAACPADAIYIEADEDLRPYAERPGMEPRYARVYNIDYGRCILCGYCVEACPKDAIKHGHNFEMAVTNFAELVKDKEYLLSNLEREKTRNLTIRSDA, encoded by the coding sequence ATGTCTTCCATCCTGTCTGAAATTTTCGAGGCGGCAAAAACCGTCCGCGCCATTGCTCAGGGCATGGCCGTGACCCTGAGCTACATCCCGAAGCAAAAACTCACCCGCCAGTACCCCGACGTACCGGTTGAGCTGTACCCACGTTTTCGGGGCGAGCACTATCTGGCGCGGGACGAAAACGGCAAAGAGCGCTGTGTTGCCTGCTTTCTCTGCGCCGCGGCCTGCCCGGCCGATGCCATCTACATTGAAGCGGACGAAGACCTCCGGCCCTACGCCGAGCGTCCGGGCATGGAGCCGCGTTACGCCCGCGTCTATAACATTGACTACGGGCGGTGCATTCTGTGCGGCTACTGCGTCGAGGCCTGCCCGAAAGACGCCATCAAGCACGGCCACAACTTTGAAATGGCCGTGACGAACTTCGCCGAGCTGGTCAAGGACAAAGAGTATCTGTTGTCCAACTTGGAGCGCGAAAAGACGCGAAACCTGACGATTCGCAGCGACGCCTGA
- a CDS encoding Imm70 family immunity protein, translated as MLRIVLWVDTKRYEVGSPSFFHCFFSTIAYRLENDAWGSVYPRIMLDFYKGRLRYTDAPQALSELDAIQLGFEMMPPEDIIWDYDDLDRQPPWAEGALENTSCAAECFFTPTEEHLFAVLRQAFNRSIEVRHDVRIRRMA; from the coding sequence ATGCTCCGCATTGTTCTCTGGGTGGACACCAAACGCTACGAAGTCGGTTCCCCGTCCTTCTTCCACTGCTTTTTCTCAACCATCGCCTACCGTCTGGAAAACGATGCCTGGGGCAGTGTGTATCCACGCATCATGCTGGACTTTTACAAAGGGCGACTGCGCTACACCGACGCCCCCCAAGCTCTGAGCGAACTCGATGCCATCCAGCTCGGCTTTGAGATGATGCCGCCGGAGGACATCATCTGGGACTACGACGACCTCGACCGGCAGCCCCCATGGGCAGAAGGCGCGCTGGAAAACACCTCCTGCGCCGCCGAGTGCTTCTTTACACCGACCGAGGAGCACCTGTTCGCCGTACTCCGGCAGGCCTTCAATCGCAGCATCGAAGTTCGCCATGACGTACGCATCCGCCGTATGGCATAA
- the rdgB gene encoding RdgB/HAM1 family non-canonical purine NTP pyrophosphatase, with amino-acid sequence MSLSAPLILATRNAGKLHEFRHLLAGVTTEVIGLDAFPSLPPVPETGSTFEANARLKARAVQEQTGGWVIADDSGLCVDALGGAPGVFSARYAGEQASDADNVAKLLAAMRDVPAEQRTARFVCVLALVTDTEEACFTGVCTGTLTASPRGSHGFGYDPLFIPTGDTRTFAEMTPAEKAVYSHRARAAQALVDHLRAGFGNRLP; translated from the coding sequence ATGTCTCTTTCCGCGCCGCTCATCCTGGCCACCCGGAACGCCGGGAAATTGCACGAGTTTCGCCACCTGCTCGCTGGCGTGACCACGGAAGTCATCGGCCTTGATGCTTTCCCGTCCCTGCCCCCTGTGCCCGAAACCGGCAGCACGTTCGAGGCAAACGCACGGCTCAAGGCACGTGCCGTTCAGGAGCAGACCGGCGGCTGGGTCATTGCCGACGACTCCGGGCTGTGCGTGGATGCCCTGGGTGGCGCGCCCGGCGTTTTCTCGGCACGTTATGCCGGTGAGCAGGCGTCCGATGCCGACAACGTGGCCAAACTTCTGGCGGCCATGCGTGACGTGCCCGCCGAACAGCGTACGGCCCGGTTCGTCTGCGTCCTGGCGCTGGTCACGGACACCGAAGAAGCCTGTTTCACCGGCGTCTGTACCGGTACGCTGACCGCGTCCCCGCGCGGCTCACACGGGTTTGGCTATGACCCGCTGTTTATTCCCACCGGCGATACGCGCACCTTTGCCGAGATGACCCCGGCGGAAAAGGCGGTTTACAGCCACCGGGCGCGCGCCGCCCAGGCGCTCGTGGACCATCTTCGGGCGGGTTTTGGGAACCGTCTTCCGTAA